One region of Streptomyces sp. NBC_00442 genomic DNA includes:
- the glmS gene encoding glutamine--fructose-6-phosphate transaminase (isomerizing) has protein sequence MCGIVGYIGKRDVAPLLLEGLARLEYRGYDSAGMVVNTPKSGALKMVKAKGRVRDLEARVPKRFAGTTGIAHTRWATHGAPSDVNSHPHLDPENKVAVVHNGIVDNAADLRAKLETEGVVFASETDTEVITHLIARSPADSLEEKVREALKVIEGTYGIAVMHADFADRIVVARNGSPVILGIGEKEMLVASDVAALIAHTRQVVTLNDGEMATLKADDFRTYTTSGTLTNATPETVEWEAASFDMGGHDTYMHKEMSEQAEAVDRVLRGRIDDRFSTVHLGGLNLDAREARGVRRIKILGCGTSYHAGMIGAGLIEELARIPADAEPASEFRYRNPVVDPDTLYIAVSQSGETYDVLAAVQELKRKGARVLGVVNVVGSAIAREADGGTYVHAGPEVCVVSTKCFTNTVVAFALLALHLGRIRDLSVADGKRIIEGLRKLPGQIEEILAMEPEIEKLAQEYAGAQSMMFIGRVRGYPVALEASLKLKEISYIHAEAYPASELKHGPLALIEPALPTVAIVPDDDLLEKNRAALEEIKARSGRILAVAHQNQEKADHTIVVPKNENELDPILMGIPLQLFAYHTALAMGRDIDKPRNLAKSVTVE, from the coding sequence ATGTGCGGAATCGTCGGTTATATCGGTAAGCGTGATGTGGCTCCGCTGCTGCTGGAAGGCCTGGCGCGGCTGGAGTACCGGGGGTACGACTCCGCCGGCATGGTCGTCAACACCCCCAAGTCCGGGGCCCTGAAGATGGTCAAGGCCAAGGGCCGCGTCCGCGACCTGGAGGCCCGCGTCCCCAAGCGCTTCGCCGGCACCACGGGCATCGCCCACACCCGCTGGGCCACCCACGGCGCCCCCTCCGACGTGAACTCGCACCCGCACCTCGACCCCGAGAACAAGGTCGCCGTCGTCCACAACGGCATCGTGGACAACGCCGCCGACCTGCGCGCCAAGCTGGAGACCGAGGGCGTCGTCTTCGCCTCCGAGACCGACACCGAGGTCATCACCCACCTGATCGCCCGCTCGCCCGCCGACTCCCTGGAGGAGAAGGTCCGCGAGGCGCTCAAGGTCATCGAGGGCACCTACGGCATCGCCGTGATGCACGCCGACTTCGCCGACCGCATCGTGGTCGCCCGCAACGGCTCGCCCGTCATCCTCGGCATTGGCGAGAAGGAGATGCTCGTCGCCTCCGACGTGGCCGCCCTGATCGCCCACACCCGCCAGGTCGTCACCCTCAACGACGGCGAGATGGCGACCCTGAAGGCCGACGACTTCCGGACGTACACGACGTCGGGCACGCTCACCAACGCCACCCCCGAAACCGTCGAGTGGGAGGCCGCCTCCTTCGACATGGGCGGCCACGACACGTACATGCACAAGGAGATGAGCGAGCAGGCCGAGGCCGTCGACCGCGTCCTGCGCGGCCGCATCGACGACCGGTTCTCGACCGTTCACCTCGGTGGCCTGAACCTGGACGCCCGCGAGGCCCGCGGCGTGCGCCGCATCAAGATCCTCGGCTGTGGCACCTCGTACCACGCGGGCATGATCGGCGCCGGCCTCATCGAGGAGCTGGCCCGCATCCCCGCGGACGCCGAGCCGGCCTCCGAGTTCCGCTACCGCAACCCGGTCGTGGACCCCGACACCCTGTACATCGCGGTCTCGCAGTCCGGTGAGACGTACGACGTGCTCGCGGCGGTGCAGGAGCTCAAGCGCAAGGGCGCCCGCGTCCTCGGCGTCGTGAACGTGGTCGGCTCGGCCATCGCCCGCGAGGCGGACGGCGGCACCTACGTGCACGCGGGGCCCGAGGTCTGCGTGGTCTCCACCAAGTGCTTCACCAACACGGTCGTCGCGTTCGCGCTGCTCGCCCTGCACCTCGGCCGCATCCGCGACCTGTCGGTCGCCGACGGCAAGCGGATCATCGAGGGCCTGCGCAAGCTGCCCGGCCAGATCGAGGAGATCCTGGCCATGGAGCCGGAGATCGAGAAGCTGGCCCAGGAGTACGCGGGCGCCCAGTCGATGATGTTCATCGGGCGTGTGCGGGGCTACCCGGTCGCCCTGGAGGCCTCCCTGAAGCTCAAGGAGATCTCCTACATCCACGCCGAGGCCTACCCCGCATCCGAGCTGAAGCACGGCCCGCTCGCGCTGATCGAGCCGGCACTGCCCACGGTCGCGATCGTCCCGGACGACGACCTCCTGGAGAAGAACCGCGCCGCCCTTGAGGAGATCAAGGCCCGCAGCGGCCGCATCCTCGCGGTCGCGCACCAGAACCAGGAGAAGGCCG
- a CDS encoding DUF4429 domain-containing protein has translation MAEIIQKDGTWAFDGDTLRIVPGSDKSVGLLRRTLGETAVPLGALAGIAYEPGRRSGRLRLRLRDGACPLTQVTAGKLPDGSDPYVLAVETRTAAVAEYLVDEVRTALLLDGVPDGPVDGYLLPGPALPMTVGAGDGTVSFDGRTIRLEWTWHTDDKKTAAGPVSLDLEDVKAVHWQPARGLVDGYLRFVTTPNAPRLAPGSDPLAVELNGFKKDPLMALLASAVVARMPHPHAPRRQLESAAPVGALEGPAAPPAEDHDVLLRRLRELGELRQSGVLTEEEFAMAKRAVLKRL, from the coding sequence ATGGCGGAAATCATCCAGAAGGACGGCACCTGGGCGTTCGACGGCGACACGCTGCGCATCGTGCCGGGCAGCGACAAGTCGGTCGGTCTGCTGCGCCGGACGCTCGGCGAAACAGCCGTGCCGTTGGGGGCGCTCGCGGGCATCGCGTACGAGCCGGGGCGCAGGAGCGGGCGGCTCAGGCTGCGGCTGCGGGACGGCGCGTGCCCGCTGACCCAGGTCACCGCGGGCAAGCTGCCGGACGGCTCGGACCCGTACGTCCTGGCGGTGGAGACGCGGACGGCGGCGGTGGCGGAGTACCTGGTGGACGAGGTGCGCACCGCGCTGCTGCTCGACGGGGTGCCGGACGGCCCGGTCGACGGCTATCTCCTGCCGGGGCCCGCGCTGCCGATGACGGTGGGCGCGGGCGACGGCACGGTCAGCTTCGACGGGCGCACGATACGCCTGGAGTGGACCTGGCACACCGACGACAAGAAGACCGCGGCCGGCCCGGTCAGCCTCGACCTGGAGGATGTGAAGGCGGTGCACTGGCAGCCCGCACGGGGACTGGTGGACGGGTACCTGCGCTTCGTGACCACGCCGAACGCCCCACGGCTCGCCCCCGGCAGCGACCCGCTCGCGGTGGAGCTGAACGGCTTCAAGAAGGATCCGCTGATGGCGCTGCTCGCCTCGGCCGTGGTGGCGCGGATGCCGCATCCGCACGCGCCGCGGCGGCAGTTGGAGTCCGCCGCGCCGGTCGGGGCGCTCGAAGGGCCGGCGGCCCCGCCCGCCGAGGACCACGACGTGCTGCTGCGCCGTCTGCGTGAGCTCGGCGAGCTGCGGCAGAGCGGGGTCCTGACGGAGGAGGAGTTCGCGATGGCCAAGCGGGCGGTCCTGAAGCGGCTGTGA
- a CDS encoding beta-N-acetylhexosaminidase yields MRQRQRRTFARLFGSLVLVAAAGLTSVGTSAGPAAAAGPRPLGQIVPAPADVSAGGTPYTIGSATRIRVTPGSPEVQRIGAYLAGVLRPSTGYALPVTGAAGGDGIRLLLGADDEGLGDEGYRLTSAKGSVTVAANTPAGLFHGVQTLRQLLPADIEKKTKQTGPWKIAGGTITDAPRYAYRGAMIDVSRHFFTVAQVERYIDQLALYKINELHLHLSDDQGWRIAIDSWPRLATYGGQTQVGGGKGGSYTKADYRAILDHAASRYMEVVPEIDTPGHINAALASYAELNCDGVAPPLYTGTHVGFSSLCVPKEVTYKFFDDVVREIAAMTPGRYVHIGGDEAQSTSKEDYDTFMTRAQPVVHRYGKTVMAWHQIVDATPIPGAVAQYWGTTGDEAEVAAAAQAGTKLVMSPANRAYLDMKYDAKTPLGTNWAGYVEVDKSYSWDPDTFVQGVPANAVLGVEAPIWSETLSTSAQIEYMAFPRLQGIAELGWSPASTHDWTAYKTRLAQQGPRMTALGINYYRSPQVPWV; encoded by the coding sequence GTGAGACAGAGACAGCGCAGGACATTCGCCCGGCTCTTCGGCTCCCTGGTCCTGGTGGCGGCCGCCGGGCTCACGAGCGTCGGAACGTCGGCGGGCCCCGCCGCGGCGGCCGGACCCCGCCCGCTCGGCCAGATCGTGCCCGCCCCCGCCGACGTCTCGGCGGGCGGCACCCCGTACACCATCGGCTCCGCCACCCGGATCAGGGTCACCCCGGGCTCGCCCGAAGTGCAGCGCATCGGCGCCTACCTGGCGGGCGTCCTGCGCCCCTCCACCGGGTACGCCCTGCCGGTCACCGGCGCCGCGGGCGGGGACGGGATCCGTCTGCTGCTCGGCGCCGACGACGAGGGCCTCGGTGACGAGGGCTACCGGCTCACCTCGGCCAAGGGCTCCGTCACCGTCGCCGCGAACACCCCGGCCGGGCTCTTCCACGGCGTGCAGACCCTGCGCCAGTTGCTGCCCGCGGACATCGAGAAGAAGACGAAGCAGACCGGCCCCTGGAAGATCGCGGGCGGCACCATCACCGACGCGCCGCGCTACGCCTACCGGGGCGCGATGATCGACGTATCGCGGCACTTCTTCACCGTCGCCCAGGTCGAGCGCTACATCGACCAGCTCGCCCTCTACAAGATCAACGAGCTGCATCTGCACCTCAGCGACGACCAGGGCTGGCGCATCGCCATCGACTCCTGGCCCCGGCTGGCGACCTACGGCGGCCAGACCCAGGTCGGCGGCGGCAAGGGCGGCTCGTACACGAAGGCGGACTACCGGGCGATCCTCGACCACGCCGCCTCCCGCTACATGGAGGTCGTGCCCGAGATCGACACCCCGGGCCACATCAACGCGGCGCTCGCCTCCTACGCCGAGCTCAACTGCGACGGCGTCGCGCCCCCGCTCTACACCGGCACCCACGTCGGCTTCAGCTCGCTGTGCGTGCCCAAGGAGGTGACGTACAAGTTCTTCGACGACGTGGTGCGCGAGATCGCCGCCATGACGCCGGGGCGCTACGTCCACATCGGCGGTGACGAGGCGCAGTCCACCTCGAAGGAGGACTACGACACCTTCATGACCCGGGCCCAGCCCGTTGTCCACAGGTACGGCAAGACCGTGATGGCCTGGCACCAGATCGTCGACGCCACCCCGATCCCGGGCGCCGTCGCCCAGTACTGGGGCACCACCGGCGACGAGGCGGAGGTCGCCGCTGCGGCACAGGCCGGCACCAAGCTGGTGATGTCACCCGCGAACCGCGCGTACCTCGACATGAAGTACGACGCCAAGACGCCGCTCGGCACCAACTGGGCCGGCTACGTCGAGGTCGACAAGTCCTACTCGTGGGATCCGGACACCTTCGTCCAAGGGGTACCCGCCAACGCGGTGCTCGGTGTGGAGGCGCCGATCTGGTCGGAGACGCTCAGCACCAGCGCGCAGATCGAGTACATGGCCTTCCCGCGGCTCCAGGGAATCGCCGAACTCGGCTGGTCGCCGGCCTCGACGCACGACTGGACGGCCTACAAGACCCGGCTCGCCCAGCAGGGCCCCAGAATGACGGCACTCGGCATCAACTACTACCGCTCGCCGCAGGTGCCCTGGGTGTGA
- a CDS encoding acyltransferase family protein: MPEVKASAPSTPDAFAVRPRGRIYVLDGLRLLAALMVVVYHFVARQGGWSVDAKTLFPGVFTPAAYGWLGVQLFFLISGFVICMSCWGRTLGDFFTSRVIRLFPAYWFAVLATAAVLTLTRGNGPRLSLSTVLTNLTMLQEPLGVDHVDGVYWTLFAEMRFYLLFAALAWWGLTYRRVLVFCWAWVVASAIFWQYDDGPVRLLVMPDYSWYFIGGIAFYLIHRFGLNLLLAGLVLVSFGGALPALHSSWSHVPGYVGHALPYWPTMIILALFFAVMALVATGGLSWITWRWLPYAGALTYPLYLLHEDIGRKIIQGLEPHLSPYAVLAFTIAVMLVASWLVHRAVERPLAKRIKRGLTQALSQVRAEAS, from the coding sequence GTGCCTGAGGTGAAGGCGTCAGCGCCGTCCACCCCGGATGCTTTCGCGGTCAGGCCTCGTGGCCGGATCTACGTGCTCGACGGGCTGCGACTGCTGGCGGCCCTCATGGTCGTCGTCTACCACTTCGTCGCTCGCCAGGGCGGCTGGTCGGTGGACGCGAAGACCCTGTTCCCCGGCGTGTTCACACCCGCCGCGTACGGCTGGCTCGGTGTCCAACTCTTCTTCCTGATCAGTGGCTTCGTCATCTGCATGAGCTGCTGGGGCCGGACCCTGGGTGACTTCTTCACCTCGCGGGTCATACGGCTCTTCCCCGCTTACTGGTTCGCGGTGCTCGCCACGGCCGCGGTCCTCACGCTCACTCGTGGGAATGGTCCCCGGCTGTCGTTGAGTACGGTCCTGACCAACTTGACGATGCTCCAGGAGCCGCTCGGTGTCGACCACGTCGACGGGGTCTACTGGACGCTCTTCGCCGAGATGCGCTTCTATCTGCTGTTCGCGGCGCTGGCCTGGTGGGGCCTCACGTACCGCCGGGTGCTCGTGTTCTGCTGGGCATGGGTAGTGGCGAGCGCGATCTTCTGGCAGTACGACGACGGTCCGGTACGGCTGCTCGTGATGCCCGACTACAGCTGGTACTTCATCGGCGGCATCGCCTTCTATCTCATCCACCGTTTCGGCCTGAACCTGCTGCTCGCGGGACTGGTGCTCGTCTCCTTCGGGGGCGCACTGCCCGCGCTGCACTCCAGCTGGAGCCATGTGCCGGGATACGTCGGCCACGCGCTGCCCTACTGGCCGACCATGATCATCCTGGCCCTGTTCTTCGCCGTGATGGCGCTCGTGGCGACCGGCGGGCTGTCCTGGATCACGTGGCGCTGGCTGCCGTATGCCGGTGCGCTCACCTACCCGCTGTACCTGCTGCACGAGGACATCGGGCGGAAGATCATCCAGGGGCTGGAGCCGCATCTCTCGCCGTACGCGGTCCTCGCCTTCACCATCGCCGTCATGCTGGTGGCTTCGTGGCTGGTGCACAGAGCCGTGGAACGGCCGTTGGCGAAGAGGATCAAACGAGGACTGACCCAGGCGCTGTCCCAGGTGCGGGCCGAGGCGTCCTGA
- a CDS encoding ABC transporter substrate-binding protein, with protein sequence MPHPRASLPTRRGLLAMGGAIGIGAALAACGGGDRKSGSADGTAGAGTSGPWSFTDDRGRTAKTKSLPKNIVAYTGTAAALFDYGIQVKGVFGPTKTKDGKPDVQAGGLDIGKVEIIGNVYGEFSVEKYAALAPDVLITDMWQKDVLWYVPDNSKDKILELAPSVALWAADESMPAALQRRADLAKSLGADLDAKKVTDAKAAFEKASARLRAATKANPGLKVLLGSASPDLFYVSEAKRSCDTRYFQELGVRFVTPKVDSQGFFESLSWENVGKYPADLILMDNRTGTLQPADLGSKPTWAQLPAVKAQQIVPRLTEPIYSYARVAPIIDALARTIENAKRVA encoded by the coding sequence ATGCCCCACCCCCGAGCGTCCCTGCCCACCCGCCGCGGCCTGCTGGCCATGGGCGGTGCTATCGGCATCGGTGCCGCCCTTGCCGCCTGCGGTGGCGGCGACAGGAAGAGCGGGTCGGCGGACGGTACCGCGGGGGCCGGCACGTCCGGGCCCTGGTCGTTCACGGACGACCGCGGCCGGACCGCGAAGACCAAGTCCCTGCCGAAGAACATCGTCGCCTACACCGGCACCGCCGCCGCCCTCTTCGACTACGGCATCCAGGTCAAGGGCGTCTTCGGCCCGACGAAGACCAAGGACGGCAAGCCCGATGTGCAGGCGGGCGGCCTCGACATCGGCAAGGTCGAGATCATCGGCAACGTCTACGGCGAGTTCAGCGTCGAGAAGTACGCGGCCCTGGCGCCCGACGTGCTGATCACGGACATGTGGCAGAAGGACGTCCTCTGGTACGTGCCGGACAACAGCAAGGACAAGATCCTCGAGCTGGCGCCCAGCGTCGCCCTGTGGGCCGCCGACGAGAGCATGCCCGCCGCGCTCCAGCGCCGCGCGGACCTCGCCAAGTCGCTCGGCGCGGACCTCGACGCGAAGAAGGTCACCGACGCCAAGGCCGCCTTCGAGAAGGCCTCCGCCCGACTGCGCGCCGCCACCAAGGCCAACCCCGGCCTCAAGGTGCTGCTCGGCTCCGCGAGCCCCGACCTCTTCTACGTCTCCGAGGCCAAGCGGAGCTGCGACACCCGCTACTTCCAGGAACTGGGCGTCCGGTTCGTCACCCCGAAGGTCGATTCGCAGGGCTTCTTCGAGTCGCTCAGCTGGGAGAACGTCGGCAAGTACCCGGCGGACCTGATCCTCATGGACAACCGCACCGGCACCCTCCAGCCCGCCGATCTCGGCTCCAAGCCGACCTGGGCGCAACTGCCCGCCGTCAAGGCCCAGCAGATCGTGCCCCGCCTGACCGAGCCGATCTACTCCTACGCACGGGTCGCCCCCATCATCGACGCCCTCGCCCGGACCATCGAGAACGCCAAGAGGGTCGCCTGA
- a CDS encoding GNAT family N-acetyltransferase — translation MEPAQAWWPLYALRIRTPRLELRLPDLELLGELAGVAAAGVHAADRMPFVVPWSDGSPAERGRAVWQHVLGTIAAWSPDDWTLSLAVLHEGVVVGRQDMAATRFAVAREVETGSWLGTAHQGRGIGTEMRAAALHVAFAGLGARAAVSAAMTDNPRSLGVSRQLGYRNDGLTTAVVQDRPVTLQRLRLERAEWERLRTVEVRIEGLDACRAEFGA, via the coding sequence ATGGAACCGGCCCAGGCCTGGTGGCCCCTCTACGCCCTGCGCATTCGCACGCCGCGGCTCGAACTGCGGCTCCCCGACCTGGAGTTGCTGGGCGAACTCGCGGGAGTGGCGGCGGCCGGGGTGCACGCGGCGGACCGTATGCCGTTCGTTGTGCCGTGGAGCGACGGCTCACCCGCCGAGCGCGGCCGGGCGGTGTGGCAGCACGTCCTCGGCACCATCGCCGCGTGGTCGCCGGACGACTGGACGCTGAGCCTCGCCGTGTTGCACGAGGGGGTCGTGGTCGGCCGGCAGGACATGGCGGCGACCCGCTTCGCGGTGGCCCGCGAGGTGGAGACGGGCTCCTGGCTCGGCACCGCCCATCAGGGCCGGGGCATCGGCACCGAAATGCGGGCGGCGGCCCTGCATGTGGCGTTCGCCGGCCTGGGAGCGCGGGCCGCCGTCTCGGCCGCGATGACCGACAACCCGCGCTCGCTCGGCGTCTCGCGCCAGCTCGGCTACCGCAACGACGGGCTCACCACCGCCGTCGTCCAGGACCGGCCGGTCACCCTCCAGCGGCTGCGCCTCGAGCGCGCGGAGTGGGAGCGCCTTCGCACGGTGGAGGTCCGGATCGAGGGACTCGACGCGTGCCGGGCGGAGTTCGGGGCGTAG
- a CDS encoding acyl-CoA dehydrogenase family protein produces the protein MPLDHRLTSEHEELRRTVEEFAHDVVAPKIGDFYERHEFPYEIVREMGRMGLFGLPFPEEYGGMGGDYLALGIALEELARVDSSVAITLEAGVSLGAMPVFRFGTEEQKREWLPKLCSGEMLGAFGLTEPDCGSDAGGTRTTAVRDGDEWVINGSKCFITNSGTDITGLVTVTAVTGRKDDGRPLISSIIVPSGTPGFTVAAPYSKVGWNASDTRELSFSDVRVPAANLLGEEGRGYAQFLRILDEGRIAISALATGLAQGCVDESVKYAKERHAFGRPIGENQAIQFKMADMELRAHMARVGWRDAASRLVHGEPFKKEAALAKLYSSTVAVDNAREGTQIFGGYGFMNEYPVARMWRDSKILEIGEGTSEVQRMLIARELGLPA, from the coding sequence ATGCCCCTCGACCACCGTCTCACTTCCGAGCACGAGGAACTCCGCCGAACCGTCGAGGAGTTCGCCCACGACGTCGTCGCCCCGAAGATCGGCGACTTCTACGAGCGCCACGAGTTCCCGTACGAGATCGTCCGCGAGATGGGCCGCATGGGCCTGTTCGGGCTGCCCTTCCCCGAGGAGTACGGCGGCATGGGCGGCGACTACCTCGCGCTCGGCATCGCCCTTGAGGAGCTGGCCCGGGTCGACTCGTCGGTGGCCATCACCCTGGAGGCCGGTGTCTCGCTCGGCGCGATGCCGGTGTTCCGGTTCGGTACGGAGGAGCAGAAGCGCGAGTGGCTGCCGAAGCTGTGCTCGGGCGAGATGCTCGGCGCGTTCGGCCTGACCGAGCCGGACTGCGGCTCGGACGCGGGCGGCACGCGGACGACCGCGGTGCGCGACGGCGACGAGTGGGTCATCAACGGCTCGAAGTGCTTCATCACCAACTCCGGTACGGACATCACGGGCCTGGTCACCGTCACGGCGGTCACCGGCCGCAAGGACGACGGCCGCCCGCTGATCTCCTCGATCATCGTGCCGTCCGGCACGCCGGGCTTCACGGTCGCGGCACCGTACTCGAAGGTCGGCTGGAACGCGTCGGACACCCGCGAGCTGTCCTTCTCGGACGTGCGCGTCCCGGCGGCCAACCTCCTGGGCGAGGAGGGCCGCGGGTACGCGCAGTTCCTGCGCATCCTGGACGAGGGCCGCATCGCGATCTCGGCGCTCGCGACCGGGCTCGCACAGGGCTGCGTGGACGAGTCGGTGAAGTACGCCAAGGAGCGGCACGCGTTCGGCCGGCCGATCGGCGAGAACCAGGCCATTCAGTTCAAGATGGCCGACATGGAGCTGCGGGCGCATATGGCGCGGGTCGGCTGGCGCGACGCCGCGTCCCGCCTGGTGCACGGAGAGCCGTTCAAGAAGGAGGCGGCGCTCGCGAAGCTGTACTCCTCGACCGTGGCGGTCGACAACGCCCGTGAGGGCACGCAGATCTTCGGCGGCTACGGCTTCATGAACGAGTATCCGGTGGCCCGCATGTGGCGCGACTCCAAGATCCTGGAGATCGGCGAGGGCACGAGCGAGGTGCAGCGGATGCTGATCGCCCGCGAACTGGGGCTGCCCGCCTGA
- a CDS encoding hydroxymethylglutaryl-CoA lyase, whose translation MTDLPMVVPAQGLPARVRIHEVGARDGLQNEKSVVPTEIKAEFVHRLAAAGLTTIEATSFVRPTWVPQLADAEALFPLLGDLDGVELPVLVPNERGLDRALALGARRIAVFASATESFAKANLNRTVDESLAMFEPVVTRAKTEGAHVRGYLSMCFGDPWEGAVPVAQVVRVAKALMDMGCDELSLGDTIGVATPAHVGTLLAALNEQGVPTSSIGVHFHDTYGQALANTLAALQHGVSTVDASAGGLGGCPYAKSATGNLATEDLVWMLKGLGVDTGVDLGLLTATSVWMAGQLGRPSPSRTVRALSHQES comes from the coding sequence ATGACCGACCTGCCCATGGTCGTACCGGCGCAGGGCCTTCCGGCCCGGGTCCGCATCCACGAGGTCGGCGCGCGCGACGGGCTGCAGAACGAGAAGTCGGTCGTGCCGACCGAGATCAAGGCCGAGTTCGTGCACCGCCTCGCGGCCGCCGGCCTGACCACCATCGAGGCGACGAGCTTCGTGCGCCCCACGTGGGTTCCCCAACTCGCCGACGCGGAAGCCCTGTTCCCGCTCCTTGGCGACCTCGACGGCGTGGAGTTGCCGGTCCTCGTACCGAACGAGCGGGGTCTGGACCGGGCTCTCGCGCTGGGTGCCCGCCGCATCGCGGTCTTCGCGAGCGCCACCGAGTCCTTCGCCAAGGCCAATCTGAACCGCACGGTCGACGAGTCGCTCGCGATGTTCGAGCCGGTGGTGACCCGCGCGAAGACGGAAGGGGCGCACGTCAGGGGCTATCTGTCGATGTGCTTCGGCGACCCGTGGGAAGGCGCGGTGCCGGTGGCGCAGGTGGTGCGCGTCGCGAAGGCCCTCATGGACATGGGCTGCGACGAGCTGAGCCTGGGCGACACCATCGGGGTCGCCACCCCCGCCCATGTCGGGACCCTGCTCGCCGCGCTCAACGAACAGGGCGTGCCGACCAGTTCCATCGGCGTGCACTTCCACGACACGTACGGCCAGGCGCTCGCCAACACCCTCGCCGCGCTCCAGCACGGAGTGAGCACCGTGGACGCGTCGGCGGGCGGCCTCGGCGGCTGCCCGTACGCGAAGTCCGCGACCGGAAACCTCGCCACCGAAGACCTCGTGTGGATGCTCAAGGGCCTCGGTGTCGACACCGGGGTCGACCTCGGCCTGCTCACCGCCACCAGCGTGTGGATGGCCGGACAGCTGGGCCGCCCCAGCCCCTCCCGCACCGTACGTGCCCTCTCCCACCAGGAGTCGTAG